From the Amblyraja radiata isolate CabotCenter1 chromosome 14, sAmbRad1.1.pri, whole genome shotgun sequence genome, one window contains:
- the tmem50b gene encoding transmembrane protein 50B: protein MAGFLDNFRWPEFECIDWGESRNTVTSIVAGVLFFTGWWIIIDAAIVYPTNKDMNHAFHTCGVMSTIAFFMINAVSNGQVRGDGYSEGCLGRTGARIWLFIGFMLMFGSLIASMWILFGAYVVPKNDVYPGLAVFFQNALIFFSSLIYKFGRTEELWA from the exons ATGGCAGGGTTCCTGGACAATTTTCGCTGGCCGGAATTTGAATGTATTGATTGGGGAGAGAGCAGAAATACTGTCACGTCTATAGTTGCCGGAGTGCTG TTTTTTACAGGTTGGTGGATTATCATAGATGCTGCAATTGTTTATCCAACAAACAAAGATATGAATCATGCTTTTCACACATGTGGAGTCATGTCAACCATAGCTTTTTTCAT GATAAATGCTGTCTCTAATGGGCAAGTCCGAGGAGATGGATACAGTGAAGGATGTTTGGGAAGAACAG GTGCAAGGATTTGGCTTTTCATTGGCTTCATGCTGATGTTTGGATCTCTAATAGCTTCCATGTGGATCCTATTTGGGGCGTATGTTGTACCAA AGAATGATGTGTATCCAGGCCTGGCTGTGTTCTTTCAGAATGCATTGATATTTTTTAG caGCCTGATCTATAAATTTGGGAGAACAGAGGAACTTTGGGCATAA